From Amycolatopsis sp. cg9, one genomic window encodes:
- a CDS encoding ABC transporter ATP-binding protein: MLVKLLRSHLRPYRSTLWVIVLLQLVQTIAMLYLPTLNADIVDNGLIKGDMDYILRVGAMMLVITLAQIAGSIGAVYFGARTAMAIGRDIRAGVFHRVQDFSAREVGQFGTPSLITRTTNDVQQIQMLVLMTLTLMVSAPIMCIGGIILALNLDVPLSSLLLVIVPVLAVAVGTIITKMRPAFRLMQERIDRINQILREQIMGIRVIRAFVRDKHERERFDVANDQLLTVSLRVGRLMALMFPIVMLVMNASSVAVLWFGGQRIDSGSMQIGAMTAFLSYLLQILMAVMMATFMFMMVPRAEVSAERISEVLDTESSVRPPVSPIRPGAVHGHLELSGVEFRYPGAEKPVLCDISLIGRPGETTAVIGSTGTGKTTLLNLIPRLMDATRGTVKVDGVDVRDLDPAVLARAVGLVPQKPYLFAGTVASNLRYGNPDATDEELWHALEVAQGKDFVEAMADGLEAPIAQGGTNVSGGQRQRLAIARMLVHKPEIYLFDDSFSALDYATDAALRRALVSETAEATVVIVAQRVSTIRNADRIIVLDEGRVVGTGTHHELMDGNETYREIVLSQLTEQEAA; encoded by the coding sequence GTGCTAGTCAAGCTCCTGCGCAGCCACCTGCGCCCGTACCGGAGCACCCTGTGGGTGATCGTGCTGCTCCAGCTCGTGCAGACGATCGCCATGCTCTACCTGCCGACGCTGAACGCCGACATCGTCGACAACGGCCTCATCAAGGGCGACATGGACTACATCCTGCGCGTCGGCGCGATGATGCTCGTCATCACGCTCGCGCAGATCGCCGGCTCGATCGGCGCGGTGTACTTCGGCGCCCGCACCGCGATGGCGATCGGCCGGGACATCCGCGCCGGCGTCTTCCACCGGGTGCAGGACTTCTCGGCCCGCGAGGTCGGCCAGTTCGGCACGCCGTCGCTGATCACCCGCACCACCAACGACGTCCAGCAGATCCAGATGCTGGTGCTGATGACGCTCACGCTGATGGTGTCCGCGCCGATCATGTGCATCGGCGGCATCATCCTGGCGCTCAACCTCGACGTGCCGCTGTCGTCGCTGCTGCTGGTCATCGTGCCGGTGCTGGCGGTCGCGGTCGGCACGATCATCACCAAGATGCGCCCGGCGTTCCGGCTGATGCAGGAGCGCATCGACCGGATCAACCAGATCCTGCGCGAGCAGATCATGGGCATCCGCGTCATCCGGGCGTTCGTCCGCGACAAGCACGAGCGGGAGCGCTTCGACGTCGCCAACGACCAGCTGCTCACGGTGTCGCTGCGGGTCGGCAGGCTGATGGCGCTGATGTTCCCGATCGTCATGCTGGTGATGAACGCCTCCAGCGTCGCGGTGCTGTGGTTCGGCGGGCAGCGGATCGACTCCGGCAGCATGCAGATCGGCGCGATGACCGCGTTCCTGTCCTACCTGCTGCAGATCCTGATGGCCGTCATGATGGCCACGTTCATGTTCATGATGGTGCCGCGCGCCGAGGTCAGCGCCGAGCGGATCAGCGAGGTGCTCGACACCGAGTCGAGCGTCCGCCCGCCGGTGTCGCCGATCCGGCCCGGCGCGGTGCACGGGCACCTGGAGCTGTCCGGCGTCGAATTCCGCTACCCCGGTGCGGAAAAGCCGGTGCTGTGCGACATTTCGCTGATCGGGCGGCCCGGTGAGACCACCGCCGTGATCGGTTCGACGGGCACCGGCAAGACCACGCTGCTCAACCTGATCCCGCGCCTGATGGACGCCACCCGCGGCACGGTGAAGGTGGACGGCGTCGACGTCCGCGACCTGGACCCGGCGGTGCTCGCCCGCGCGGTCGGGCTGGTGCCGCAGAAGCCGTACCTGTTCGCCGGCACGGTGGCGAGCAACCTGCGCTACGGCAACCCGGACGCGACCGACGAAGAGCTGTGGCACGCGCTGGAAGTGGCGCAGGGCAAGGACTTCGTCGAAGCGATGGCGGACGGTCTCGAGGCACCGATCGCCCAGGGCGGCACGAACGTCTCGGGCGGGCAGCGCCAGCGGCTCGCGATCGCGCGGATGCTGGTGCACAAGCCGGAGATCTACCTGTTCGACGACTCGTTCTCCGCGCTCGACTACGCGACCGACGCGGCGCTGCGCCGCGCGCTGGTGTCGGAAACGGCCGAGGCGACCGTGGTCATCGTCGCGCAGCGGGTCAGCACGATCCGCAACGCCGACCGCATCATCGTCCTCGACGAAGGCCGCGTCGTCGGCACCGGCACCCACCACGAACTCATGGACGGCAACGAAACCTACCGGGAGATCGTGCTGTCCCAGCTCACCGAACAGGAGGCGGCGTGA
- a CDS encoding ATP/GTP-binding protein, translating to MGSSGSPPEGDLLTISAKIVVAGGFGVGKTTFVGAVSEVPPMSNEAWMTEAGEGVDEIPPGGKSTTTVAMDFGRITLRPDLLLYLFGTPGQARFWFLWDDLSRGALGAVVLVDTSRIDESFAAINYFENDSELPFVVAVNQFEGKPVHDLDEVRDALALDPAVPLVTCDARDRASTIATLTELVSHTLSLAVLSGPRELAGSVAPA from the coding sequence ATGGGCTCAAGCGGCTCCCCGCCTGAGGGCGATCTGCTGACGATCTCCGCGAAGATCGTCGTCGCCGGGGGCTTCGGTGTCGGCAAGACCACGTTCGTCGGGGCGGTGTCGGAAGTGCCGCCGATGAGCAACGAAGCGTGGATGACCGAGGCCGGCGAAGGCGTCGACGAGATCCCGCCCGGCGGCAAGTCGACCACGACCGTGGCGATGGACTTCGGCCGGATCACGCTGCGCCCGGACCTGCTGCTGTACCTGTTCGGCACGCCGGGGCAGGCGCGGTTCTGGTTCCTCTGGGACGACCTGAGCCGCGGTGCGCTCGGCGCGGTCGTCCTGGTCGACACCAGCCGGATCGACGAGTCGTTCGCGGCGATCAACTACTTCGAGAACGACTCGGAGCTGCCGTTCGTCGTGGCGGTCAACCAGTTCGAGGGCAAGCCGGTGCACGACCTCGACGAGGTGCGCGACGCGCTGGCGCTCGACCCGGCCGTCCCGCTGGTCACCTGCGACGCCCGCGACCGCGCGTCGACGATCGCCACCCTGACCGAGCTGGTCAGCCACACGTTGTCGCTCGCCGTGCTGTCCGGGCCGCGTGAGCTGGCCGGCAGCGTCGCGCCGGCCTGA
- the ahcY gene encoding adenosylhomocysteinase — MSDKLARRNGLDFAVADLSLAEAGRTQLRLAEHEMPGLMAIRREYAATQPLKGARIAGSLHMTVQTAVLIETLVALGAEVRWVSCNIFSTQDEAAAAVVVGPEGTVDAPSGTPVFAWKGETLEEYWWCTDQLFAFAGGKTPNMILDDGGDATLLVHKGVEFEAAGAVPQPSEEDPEEYRIVLETLRASLAADGDRFTRMAKEIRGVTEETTNGVKRLYKLAKDGELLFPAMNVNDSVTKSKFDNKYGIRHSLVDGLNRATDVMIGGKRVVVCGYGDVGKGAVEALRGQGARVAVTEIDPICALQASMDGLDVVELDDVVATGDIFITTTGNFGIISADQMSRMKHNAIVANVGHFDNEIDMAGLAKLPGIVKNEIKPQVHEWTFADGHAIIVLSEGRLMNLGNATGHPSFVMSNSFTNQAIAQIELFAKPGEYATDVHRLPKHLDEKVARLHLDALGVKLTKLTKEQADYIGVDVEGPYKLDHYRY, encoded by the coding sequence ATGAGTGACAAACTCGCACGCCGCAACGGTCTCGACTTCGCCGTCGCCGACCTTTCCCTCGCCGAAGCCGGCCGCACGCAGCTGCGGCTGGCCGAGCACGAGATGCCCGGCCTGATGGCGATCCGCCGCGAGTACGCCGCCACCCAGCCGCTCAAGGGCGCGCGCATCGCCGGGTCGCTGCACATGACCGTGCAGACCGCCGTACTGATCGAGACCCTGGTCGCGCTCGGCGCCGAGGTGCGCTGGGTCTCCTGCAACATCTTCTCCACCCAGGACGAGGCGGCCGCGGCCGTCGTCGTCGGCCCCGAGGGCACGGTCGACGCCCCGTCGGGCACCCCGGTGTTCGCGTGGAAGGGCGAGACGCTCGAAGAGTACTGGTGGTGCACCGACCAGCTCTTCGCCTTCGCCGGCGGGAAGACCCCGAACATGATCCTCGACGACGGCGGCGACGCCACCCTGCTCGTGCACAAGGGCGTCGAGTTCGAAGCCGCGGGCGCCGTCCCGCAACCGTCCGAAGAGGACCCCGAGGAGTACCGGATCGTCCTCGAAACCCTCCGCGCGAGCCTGGCCGCCGACGGCGACCGCTTCACCCGGATGGCCAAGGAGATCCGCGGCGTCACCGAGGAGACGACCAACGGCGTCAAGCGCCTCTACAAGCTCGCCAAGGACGGCGAGCTGCTCTTCCCGGCGATGAACGTCAACGACTCCGTCACGAAGTCCAAGTTCGACAACAAGTACGGCATCCGGCACTCCCTTGTGGACGGCCTGAACCGGGCCACCGACGTGATGATCGGCGGCAAGCGCGTCGTCGTCTGCGGCTACGGCGACGTCGGCAAGGGCGCGGTCGAGGCACTGCGCGGCCAGGGCGCCCGCGTCGCGGTCACCGAGATCGACCCGATCTGCGCGCTCCAGGCGTCGATGGACGGGCTCGACGTCGTCGAGCTCGACGACGTGGTGGCCACCGGCGACATCTTCATCACCACCACCGGCAACTTCGGCATCATCTCCGCGGACCAGATGAGCCGGATGAAGCACAACGCGATCGTCGCCAACGTCGGCCACTTCGACAACGAGATCGACATGGCCGGGCTGGCGAAGCTGCCGGGCATCGTCAAGAACGAGATCAAGCCGCAGGTGCACGAGTGGACCTTCGCGGACGGCCACGCGATCATCGTGCTCTCCGAAGGCCGCCTGATGAACCTCGGCAACGCGACCGGCCACCCGTCGTTCGTGATGTCGAACTCGTTCACCAACCAGGCGATCGCGCAGATCGAGCTGTTCGCCAAGCCCGGCGAGTACGCCACCGACGTCCACCGGCTGCCGAAGCACCTCGACGAGAAGGTGGCCCGCCTGCACCTCGACGCGCTCGGTGTGAAACTCACCAAGCTCACGAAGGAGCAGGCGGATTACATCGGGGTGGACGTCGAAGGGCCGTACAAGCTCGATCACTACCGGTACTGA
- a CDS encoding sensor histidine kinase, producing MASRARELLDRSRVLLDRSRVAAAQYLTAPPKHPGYAPAPGPALAELSRPEPEPAAPPADEGVLAEICASVALRDLNLLDQLLARLEELEAGEEDHHRLAELYQLDHLATRLRRNAENLRVLAGQDTADDAARATSVLDLVRAAMSSIDHYARITIGRVVNLGVVGFAAEDLGRVLAELLDNAANQSSPSSPVHVSAHLTEQGSVLVRIEDEGIGIPADRVEGLNRRLAAGGDLDDAAARHMGLAVVARLAARHDVSVRLDRRSPHGTVATVLLPTGVVTELAENAWSGTRTVTIEPAETGAEPVAAGGLPRRRPGAFPREEPAPVPRKPTPRPRPVERATGGTTANGLPRRVPGSIRGAAPEPPPPPPAAEPAANGHEKLLADLGAFADGERAAHAENHAQQDETPGGTAS from the coding sequence ATGGCGAGCCGGGCCCGGGAACTCCTGGATCGATCACGCGTCCTGCTGGACCGCTCGCGGGTCGCCGCCGCGCAGTACCTCACCGCACCGCCGAAGCACCCCGGGTACGCGCCCGCGCCGGGGCCGGCGCTCGCCGAGCTGTCGCGGCCCGAACCGGAACCGGCGGCGCCGCCCGCGGACGAAGGCGTCCTGGCCGAGATCTGCGCCAGCGTGGCGCTGCGTGACCTCAACCTCCTCGACCAGCTCCTCGCGCGGCTCGAGGAACTCGAAGCGGGGGAGGAGGACCACCACCGCCTCGCCGAGCTCTACCAGCTCGACCACCTCGCCACGCGGCTGCGGCGCAATGCCGAGAACCTGCGCGTCCTGGCCGGCCAGGACACCGCCGACGACGCCGCCCGCGCGACCTCGGTGCTCGACCTGGTGCGCGCGGCGATGTCCTCGATCGACCACTACGCCCGGATCACCATCGGGCGCGTGGTGAACCTCGGGGTCGTCGGCTTCGCCGCCGAAGACCTGGGCCGGGTGCTCGCGGAGCTGCTCGACAACGCCGCCAACCAGTCTTCGCCCAGCTCGCCGGTGCACGTCAGCGCGCACCTGACCGAGCAGGGCAGCGTGCTCGTCCGGATCGAGGACGAGGGCATCGGCATCCCCGCCGACCGCGTCGAGGGCCTCAACCGGCGGCTGGCCGCGGGCGGCGACCTGGACGACGCCGCGGCGCGGCACATGGGCCTCGCCGTGGTCGCCCGCCTCGCCGCGCGGCACGACGTCAGCGTGCGCCTGGACCGGCGCAGCCCGCACGGCACGGTCGCGACCGTGCTGCTGCCGACCGGCGTGGTCACCGAGCTCGCCGAGAACGCGTGGTCGGGCACCCGGACCGTCACGATCGAACCGGCCGAGACCGGCGCCGAACCGGTGGCGGCGGGCGGGCTGCCGCGCCGCCGCCCGGGTGCCTTCCCGCGAGAGGAGCCCGCGCCGGTGCCGCGCAAGCCCACCCCCCGGCCCCGGCCGGTCGAGCGGGCCACCGGCGGTACGACGGCCAACGGCCTGCCGCGCCGCGTGCCCGGCAGCATCCGCGGCGCGGCCCCCGAACCGCCCCCGCCGCCCCCGGCCGCGGAACCGGCGGCGAACGGGCACGAGAAGCTGCTCGCCGACCTCGGCGCGTTCGCCGACGGCGAGCGGGCCGCGCACGCGGAAAACCACGCCCAGCAGGACGAAACGCCCGGAGGAACCGCCTCGTGA
- a CDS encoding Ku protein, with translation MRAMWKGSVSFGLVSIPIQLYAATENKNVSLRQVHEADGGRIQYKRFCTIDGAEVPYPEIAKGYELPDGEMVVITDAEMAELPLPTQRTIDVLEFVPLESIDPIQYDRTYYLEPQKNAVKPYVVLRDALHKSSQVAIAKVAVRQRESMAVLRVHADVLVMTTILWPDEVREPDFPFLRDDPPQIRPQELSMAGSLIDSLAEPVFEPEKYRDHYREALEEMIEAKVAGEETTKPAAVTAKADVVDLMAALQASVDAAKKSRQSTADRSDEDGSDEDAKPAAKKKAAPRKRAPKSA, from the coding sequence ATGCGGGCGATGTGGAAGGGCTCGGTGTCGTTCGGGCTGGTCAGCATCCCGATCCAGCTGTACGCGGCCACCGAGAACAAGAACGTCTCGCTCCGCCAGGTGCACGAGGCCGACGGCGGCCGCATCCAGTACAAGCGGTTCTGCACGATCGACGGCGCCGAGGTCCCTTACCCGGAGATCGCCAAGGGCTACGAGCTGCCCGACGGCGAGATGGTCGTCATCACCGACGCCGAGATGGCCGAGCTGCCGCTGCCCACGCAGCGCACGATCGACGTGCTCGAGTTCGTGCCGCTGGAGTCGATCGACCCGATCCAGTACGACCGGACGTACTACCTGGAACCGCAGAAGAACGCGGTGAAACCGTACGTCGTGTTGCGGGACGCGCTGCACAAGTCGAGCCAGGTGGCGATCGCGAAGGTCGCGGTGCGGCAGCGGGAGAGCATGGCGGTGCTGCGGGTGCACGCCGACGTGCTGGTGATGACGACGATCCTGTGGCCGGACGAGGTCCGCGAACCCGACTTCCCGTTCCTGCGCGACGACCCGCCGCAGATCCGCCCGCAGGAGCTGTCGATGGCCGGCTCGCTGATCGACTCGCTGGCCGAGCCGGTGTTCGAGCCGGAGAAGTACCGCGACCACTACCGCGAGGCGCTCGAGGAGATGATCGAGGCCAAGGTCGCGGGGGAGGAGACGACCAAGCCCGCGGCCGTCACCGCGAAGGCCGACGTCGTCGACCTGATGGCGGCGCTGCAGGCCAGTGTGGACGCGGCGAAGAAGTCACGGCAGTCCACCGCGGACCGGTCCGATGAGGACGGGTCCGATGAGGACGCGAAGCCGGCGGCGAAGAAGAAGGCGGCACCGCGGAAGCGGGCACCGAAGTCCGCTTGA
- a CDS encoding ABC transporter ATP-binding protein, translating into MSTTESPKAAVTAAGERPTAERHKNTGAATVGPGRWMAGGAPPEKALDFKGSLKRLLRLLRPQRAALIGVLVLGAASVTLTVIGPKILGQATDAILAGVLGKQVPPGVTKEQVVAGLRARGDGTLADIYSRVDLVPGVGIDFDKVGQILLTVLALFVISSFFGLIQARLTTTLVQQAVYRLREEVEAKFSRLPLKYFDRQPRGEVLSRVTNDIDNLAMSLQQTLSQIVSSLLTVIGVLIMMFLISPLLALIALLTVPLSAVVAAKIGKRAQPNFIKQWSTTGKLNAHVEEMYTGHSLVKVFGRRDEAAAIFDKQNDTLYQASFRAQFISGMIQPAMMFIGNLSYVLVAVIGALRVASGSLTLGEVQAFIQYSRQFSQPVTQIASMANLLQSGVASAERVFALLDAEEQAPEPASPERPAVVRGRVEFQDVSFRYLPEKPLIDDLSLTVEPGQTVAIVGPTGAGKTTLVNLLMRFYELDSGRITLDGVDIAKMNREELRDQTGMVLQDAWLFGGTIAENIAYGADNPSHEEIVEAAKATHVDRFVRTLPDGYETVLDDEGGTVSAGEKQLITVARAFLAKPVILILDEATSSVDTRTEVLIQRAMNSLRSGRTSFVIAHRLSTIRDADVILVMEQGRIVEQGDHETLLHSGGAYARLYAAQFAEAMAETD; encoded by the coding sequence GTGAGCACCACGGAATCGCCCAAAGCCGCCGTCACGGCCGCCGGGGAGCGGCCGACCGCCGAACGGCACAAGAACACCGGTGCCGCGACCGTCGGGCCCGGCCGGTGGATGGCCGGCGGCGCGCCGCCGGAGAAGGCGCTCGACTTCAAGGGTTCGCTGAAGCGGCTGCTGCGGCTGCTGCGCCCGCAGCGGGCCGCGCTCATCGGCGTGCTCGTGCTCGGCGCGGCCAGCGTCACGCTCACCGTCATCGGCCCGAAGATCCTCGGCCAGGCCACCGACGCGATCCTCGCCGGCGTGCTCGGCAAGCAGGTGCCGCCGGGGGTCACGAAGGAGCAGGTCGTCGCCGGGCTGCGGGCCCGCGGCGACGGCACGCTCGCCGACATCTACAGCCGCGTCGACCTCGTGCCCGGCGTCGGCATCGACTTCGACAAGGTCGGGCAGATCCTGCTCACCGTGCTGGCGCTGTTCGTGATCTCGTCGTTCTTCGGGCTGATCCAGGCCCGGCTGACGACGACGCTGGTGCAGCAGGCGGTGTACCGGCTGCGCGAAGAGGTCGAGGCCAAGTTCTCGCGGCTGCCGCTGAAGTACTTCGACCGCCAGCCGCGCGGCGAGGTGCTTTCCCGCGTCACCAACGACATCGACAACCTGGCGATGTCGCTGCAGCAGACGCTGTCGCAGATCGTCTCGTCGCTGCTGACGGTGATCGGCGTGCTGATCATGATGTTCCTGATCTCGCCGCTGCTGGCGCTGATCGCGCTGCTCACGGTGCCGCTCTCGGCCGTGGTGGCGGCGAAGATCGGCAAGCGGGCGCAGCCGAACTTCATCAAGCAGTGGTCGACGACCGGGAAGCTCAACGCGCACGTCGAGGAGATGTACACCGGCCACTCGCTGGTCAAGGTGTTCGGCCGCCGCGACGAGGCCGCGGCGATCTTCGACAAGCAGAACGACACCCTGTACCAGGCGAGCTTCCGGGCGCAGTTCATCTCCGGCATGATCCAGCCGGCGATGATGTTCATCGGCAACCTGAGCTACGTGCTGGTGGCGGTGATCGGCGCGCTGCGCGTGGCGTCGGGCAGCCTGACGCTCGGCGAGGTGCAGGCGTTCATCCAGTACTCGCGCCAGTTCAGCCAGCCGGTGACGCAGATCGCGAGCATGGCGAACCTGCTGCAGTCCGGCGTCGCCTCGGCCGAGCGGGTGTTCGCGCTGCTCGACGCCGAGGAGCAGGCCCCGGAGCCCGCTTCGCCGGAGCGGCCCGCGGTGGTCCGGGGGCGCGTCGAGTTCCAGGACGTCTCCTTCCGCTACCTGCCGGAGAAGCCGCTGATCGACGACCTGTCGCTGACGGTCGAACCCGGCCAGACGGTCGCGATCGTCGGCCCGACCGGTGCGGGCAAGACGACGCTGGTCAACCTGCTGATGCGCTTCTACGAGCTGGACAGCGGCCGCATCACCCTCGACGGCGTCGACATCGCGAAGATGAACCGCGAAGAACTGCGCGACCAGACCGGCATGGTGCTGCAGGACGCGTGGCTGTTCGGCGGCACGATCGCGGAGAACATCGCCTACGGCGCGGACAACCCGAGCCACGAGGAGATCGTCGAAGCCGCGAAGGCGACGCACGTGGACCGGTTCGTCCGCACGCTGCCGGACGGCTACGAGACGGTGCTGGACGACGAAGGCGGCACGGTCAGCGCGGGCGAGAAGCAGCTGATCACGGTGGCGCGGGCGTTCCTGGCCAAGCCGGTGATCCTGATCCTGGACGAGGCGACCAGCTCGGTGGACACCCGCACGGAGGTGCTCATCCAGCGGGCGATGAACTCGCTGCGCAGCGGCCGGACGAGCTTCGTGATCGCGCACCGGCTGTCGACGATCCGCGACGCCGACGTGATCCTGGTGATGGAGCAGGGCCGCATCGTCGAGCAGGGTGACCACGAGACGCTGCTGCACAGCGGCGGGGCCTACGCGCGGCTGTACGCGGCCCAGTTCGCGGAGGCGATGGCCGAGACGGACTGA
- a CDS encoding DUF742 domain-containing protein encodes MSRKDTALPRRSRRIRAYALTGGRTSTRHQLLVETLVSVPRYDPALSDTLMPESRSLYERARVRSSIAELSVGLDLPLGVVRVLIGDLASQGAVFVHPTAHAYHHDTTVLERILDGLKRLPA; translated from the coding sequence GTGTCCCGGAAGGACACCGCCTTGCCGCGGCGCAGCCGCCGGATCCGGGCGTACGCGCTCACCGGCGGTCGCACCAGCACCCGACACCAGCTGCTGGTGGAGACGCTGGTCTCGGTCCCGCGGTACGACCCGGCGCTGAGCGACACGCTCATGCCCGAGTCACGCTCGCTCTACGAACGCGCCCGCGTGCGGTCCTCGATCGCCGAGCTGTCGGTCGGGCTGGACCTGCCGCTGGGCGTCGTGCGGGTGCTGATCGGCGACCTCGCCTCCCAGGGCGCGGTGTTCGTCCACCCCACCGCGCACGCCTACCACCACGACACCACCGTGCTCGAGAGGATCCTTGATGGGCTCAAGCGGCTCCCCGCCTGA
- a CDS encoding TetR/AcrR family transcriptional regulator: MPPDEPPKLTLRERKKREARKALAQAALRLTLDRGLENVKVEDIATEVGVSPRTFNNYFSSKEQAVCSVVVDRHEGMRDALLARPDGEPLWESVKHAVLEQYSREGEPDRAYVARIRELMGRLMLRGEFLNAHAAVERVLAETIAKRVGGVDHLLCRLMAASVESAVRVAFTNWFTTEGEPFLPILERLLDELSAGMPTLTAGTAAPKPEPTTTPLGESLC, encoded by the coding sequence ATGCCGCCGGACGAACCACCCAAGCTGACCCTGCGCGAGCGCAAGAAGCGCGAAGCACGCAAGGCGCTCGCCCAAGCGGCACTGCGGCTGACGCTGGACCGCGGGCTGGAGAACGTGAAGGTCGAGGACATCGCCACCGAGGTGGGCGTGTCACCCCGCACATTCAACAACTACTTCTCCAGCAAGGAGCAGGCGGTCTGCTCGGTCGTCGTCGACCGGCACGAGGGGATGCGCGACGCCCTGCTCGCGCGGCCGGACGGCGAGCCGCTCTGGGAATCGGTCAAGCACGCCGTGCTCGAGCAATATTCGCGTGAAGGCGAGCCCGATCGCGCGTATGTTGCGCGTATCCGTGAGCTGATGGGACGGCTCATGCTGCGCGGCGAGTTCCTCAACGCCCACGCGGCCGTCGAGCGCGTCCTGGCCGAAACGATCGCGAAACGGGTGGGCGGTGTGGACCACCTGTTGTGCCGGCTGATGGCGGCATCGGTGGAAAGCGCTGTCCGGGTGGCCTTCACCAACTGGTTCACGACCGAAGGCGAGCCGTTCCTGCCGATCCTGGAACGGCTGCTCGACGAGCTTTCCGCGGGGATGCCCACCCTGACCGCCGGCACCGCTGCTCCGAAACCCGAACCGACCACCACTCCACTGGGGGAATCGTTGTGCTAG
- a CDS encoding styrene monooxygenase/indole monooxygenase family protein yields MRRVLIVGAGQSGLQLALGLLAKDYDVTVMSARTPEEIRNGRVMSTQCMFNDALQHERDLGLNQWEDETVRVEGLGVSVAAPDGGRALDWFAELDHYAQSVDQRVKMAGWLELFEDRGGKLVIHGVMTSELDALSRLYDLVIISAGKGELVQLFDRVPERSPYTKPMRALSLAYAHGVRPRPEHPDKQAVRFNIVPGVGELFMIPAYTLSGNCDILFFEGVPGGPLDCFGDHPAAGEHFTRLLDLMRQFVPWEYERCRDAELTDGKAALAGGYTPVVRNPVGTLPGGARVLGMADVVVANDPITGQGSNNASHCAATYLTAILERGDRPFDAEWMDATFERYWEYAKHVTEWTNALLLPPPPHVLQILGVAGQNPAVARRFANGFTDPTDFQHWFLDPAKWEKYLAEV; encoded by the coding sequence ATGCGCAGAGTCCTGATCGTGGGCGCCGGCCAGTCCGGGCTGCAGCTGGCCCTCGGGCTGCTGGCGAAGGACTACGACGTCACGGTGATGTCCGCGCGGACGCCGGAGGAGATCCGGAACGGGCGCGTGATGTCGACCCAGTGCATGTTCAACGACGCGCTGCAGCACGAGCGGGACCTCGGGCTGAACCAGTGGGAGGACGAGACCGTCCGCGTCGAGGGCCTCGGTGTGTCGGTGGCGGCGCCGGACGGCGGCCGCGCGCTCGACTGGTTCGCCGAGCTCGACCACTACGCGCAGTCGGTCGACCAGCGCGTGAAGATGGCGGGCTGGCTGGAGCTGTTCGAGGACCGCGGCGGCAAGCTCGTCATCCACGGCGTGATGACGTCCGAACTGGACGCGCTGTCGCGGCTGTACGACCTGGTGATCATCTCGGCCGGCAAGGGCGAGCTGGTCCAGTTGTTCGACCGGGTGCCGGAGCGGTCGCCGTACACGAAGCCGATGCGCGCGCTTTCGCTGGCCTACGCCCACGGCGTCCGGCCGCGGCCCGAGCACCCGGACAAGCAGGCGGTCCGGTTCAACATCGTGCCCGGTGTCGGCGAGCTGTTCATGATCCCGGCGTACACGCTGAGCGGGAACTGCGACATCCTCTTCTTCGAGGGCGTCCCCGGCGGGCCGCTGGACTGCTTCGGCGACCACCCGGCCGCGGGCGAGCACTTCACGCGCCTCCTCGACCTGATGCGCCAGTTCGTGCCGTGGGAGTACGAGCGCTGCCGCGACGCCGAGCTGACCGACGGGAAGGCGGCGCTGGCCGGCGGGTACACGCCGGTCGTGCGCAACCCGGTCGGCACGCTGCCCGGCGGGGCGCGGGTGCTGGGCATGGCCGACGTCGTCGTGGCGAACGACCCGATCACCGGGCAGGGCTCGAACAACGCGAGCCACTGCGCGGCGACCTACCTGACCGCGATCCTCGAGCGCGGCGACCGGCCGTTCGACGCCGAGTGGATGGACGCCACGTTCGAGCGCTACTGGGAGTACGCCAAGCACGTCACCGAATGGACCAACGCGCTGCTCCTGCCGCCACCCCCGCACGTGCTCCAGATCCTCGGGGTCGCGGGCCAGAACCCGGCCGTGGCCCGGCGGTTCGCCAACGGGTTCACCGACCCGACCGACTTCCAGCACTGGTTCCTGGATCCGGCGAAGTGGGAGAAGTACCTGGCAGAGGTCTAG
- a CDS encoding roadblock/LC7 domain-containing protein, whose amino-acid sequence MSAPHPAPANFAWLLDDFVRKVHGVSHALIMSVDGFPLTASDSVGEAEAEQLAAIASGLLSLAGNSAALFGKGACEQIIIRLTHGYFLFMGIGSGAGLAVLTSGEADMKVVAYEMTQFITNAGHALTPEVRAELRQVLTARRPRV is encoded by the coding sequence GTGAGCGCCCCCCACCCGGCCCCGGCGAACTTCGCCTGGCTGCTCGACGACTTCGTCCGGAAGGTGCACGGGGTCAGCCACGCGCTGATCATGAGCGTCGACGGCTTCCCGCTCACCGCGTCGGACTCGGTCGGCGAAGCGGAGGCCGAGCAGCTCGCCGCGATCGCCAGCGGCCTGCTCTCCCTGGCCGGCAACAGCGCGGCGCTGTTCGGGAAGGGCGCCTGCGAGCAGATCATCATCCGGCTCACCCACGGCTACTTCCTCTTCATGGGCATCGGTTCCGGTGCCGGGCTCGCGGTGCTGACCTCGGGCGAGGCGGACATGAAGGTGGTCGCCTACGAGATGACCCAGTTCATCACCAACGCCGGCCACGCGCTCACCCCCGAGGTGCGCGCCGAACTGCGCCAGGTGCTCACCGCGCGCCGGCCCAGGGTGTGA